The DNA segment TTATAGCGACTGTAGGTAGATAAGTATTAAAATAAAACTTGTATAATTGTATTAAAATTTAACTATAACTTTACTTTATATCGAATAACGTCTATAATAATAAAAGTGTTAAATTTTATGATAGGATTTAGTATGAATAAGAGAACTGTTAGTATTGAAGAAATTATAGAAAACAAAAAATACATTAAAATATTCGATGATGAGATAAAAAAAATAAGAGAAATTCCTAAAATGCCTAAATGTGAATTTATCCATATCGGAGCAACAAGTACAACAGATGTTATTGGGGAAAAAATAGTTGATATACTTGTTGTTGTAGAAAATTTACATGAGATAACAACATTTGACGAAAAAAGATTAAATAATATAAGTTATCATAGAATAGCTCATAATGGTACTAAGGGTGTAATTAAGTATGCGAGACTTACAGACTATTTTTCTATGAGCTATGATGTAATATTATATGTAGTTCAACGCGGGACAGAAATACATAACGATTTTTTAAAATTAAAAAAGGTTTTTGAAAAAGAGGAATTAAAGGCTGAGTATAATGAATTTAAACTTATTAATAAAGAATATACGTTTAAAGATTACTCAAATAAAAAATTAGAGTTTATAAATAAAATGTTAAAGAAGGTAGAAATAGATGATTAAAGCACAAGGTATAGAAAGTGTTGTTCGTAATAGTGAAGTATTATTTAATGAACCGCTAAAAAAATACAGTTTTACTAAAACGGGAGGCAATGCTGAGGTTTTAGTACGTGTAAAAACAGAAGAAGATTTTCAGAATATAATCAAATATAGTTATGACCACAAAATAGAATTGACTATTTTAGGAAATGGATCTAATGTTTTAATTTCTGATACTGGAATAAGTGGAATTGTTGTTATAACTAGTGATATGAATAATATAGAATTATCGGAGGAAAATATATTATCGTGCTATGCAGGAACAACATTGAAAGAACTTACTGATTTTTGTATAGAAAATAGTTTGACTAATCTTGAATTTTCATGCGGTATACCAGGAAGTGTAGGCGGTGCAATTTTTATGAATGCTGGAGCTTATGGTGGTGAAATGAAAGAAGTAGTAGAAAAAGTAGAAGTTTTTGATAGAAAAGGTAATAAGAAAGTGTATTCTAATGAGGACATGAATTTTTCTTATAGACATTCTGTAATTCAAGAAACAGGAGAGATTATTTCTAAAGTTTACTTTAAAATGATAGATGGAAACAAAGAAGAAATAATAGCTAGAGTTAATGAACTAAATAAAATGCGTGAAGAAAAGCAACCATTAGAGTATCCTTCATGTGGTTCTGTTTTCAAAAGACCGGTTGGTTATTTTGCAGGGAAATTAATTCAAGATGCTGGTCTTCAAGGATTGACTGTGGGAGGAGCTCAGGTTTCAACAAAACATGCTGGATTTATGGTGAATATAAATAATGCTACTTGTGAAGATTATAAAAACTTAATAAAAAAAGTTCAAGAAGAAGTATTTAAACATTCTGGCGTTAAACTAGAATGTGAAGTTAAAGTTCTAGGAGAATAGTAAAAACGTTAGTCATAATTTTATGACTAACGTTTTTTTTAGGAATGTGCTAATATGCTTAATAAGATTATTTTTGACTATCAATAAAATTCTTATATGCATTAAGATTTTGTTCGTTTTTATTATTTGTTTTAGGTGTATAGAATAAAGAACCTACCAAGTTATCAGGTAAATATTGTTGTTTTACATAGCCACTTGGATAAGAGTGGGGATATTTATAGCCGACTCCACGATTAAGTTTTTCTGCTCCAGAGTAATGGCTATCACGTAAGTGGTCTGGAATAATAAACTTAGGATTGCGATTTGTTTCAGCTAAGGCATTATCGATTGCCATAATTGCACTGTTTGATTTTATCGAAAGTGCCAATTGAATAACAGCATTTGCTAAAGGAATACGAGCTTCAGGAAGACCCAGCATTCTTGCACTTTCTACCGCGGCATGAACGAATGGACCAATATTCGGATTTGCAAGCCCGATATCTTCATAGGCTATAACTGTCATTCTACGATAAATAGTATCTAAATCCCCACTGTCAATTAGTAGTGCGAGGTAATATAACGATGCATCAACATCACTTCCTCGAATAGACTTTTGAAAGGCGCTAATAATATCATAAAAAGCGTCGCCATCTTTATCATAGTTTTTGAATTTTCCTAGTGATAAACTCAGAAGTTTTTCCTTTGTTATATGTTCATCCTCGTTGGATAAGTTATATAAAATTTCAAATGTATTAAGTGAAAATCTTAAATCACCTGATGAATTAAGTGCGATAGCTTTAAAGACATCGTCATCAATAGAAAGATTTTTAGAAAATATGTCATTGTTTTTTGCTATTTTTTTTAGATAATTGTAAATATCATCTTCATTAATTTGTTTTAGTTCAAAAATCATAAGGCGAGATCTTATAGCAGGATTAACAGTATGATAAGGGTTGTTGGTAGTACAACCGATAACATAAATATTATCATATTCAATTTCAGGGAGAAGAATATCCTGCATAGGTTTTGTCAATCTATGGAATTCATCTAAAAGTAAAAGAACTTTTTTAAATCGTTTAGATTCTTCAATGACCGTAGTTAAATCCTTTTTAGAACAGTTTACAGCATTCAATATTTTGAATTTATAATCTAATTCGTTAGCTAATGCATTTGCTATTGAAGTTTTACCCGTACCAGGAGGTCCATATAAAATAAATGAAAACATTTTTTCGCTTTCTACTATTTTTGTTAGAACTTTATTTTTTCCAATAAGATGTTGTTGTCCAATTATATCAGTAATTTTTTTGGGACGAAGTTCATTAATAAGTGTTTGCATATTTACCTCCTAATTTTTTAATTCAACTTGATTATACCATACAATTTTAAATTTTACATAATGTAAATTTTATGGTAAAATAAATTCATCATCAAAACGGGGATGTTTAGGATTCGACAGG comes from the Gemella morbillorum genome and includes:
- a CDS encoding GrpB family protein, which codes for MNKRTVSIEEIIENKKYIKIFDDEIKKIREIPKMPKCEFIHIGATSTTDVIGEKIVDILVVVENLHEITTFDEKRLNNISYHRIAHNGTKGVIKYARLTDYFSMSYDVILYVVQRGTEIHNDFLKLKKVFEKEELKAEYNEFKLINKEYTFKDYSNKKLEFINKMLKKVEIDD
- the murB gene encoding UDP-N-acetylmuramate dehydrogenase translates to MIKAQGIESVVRNSEVLFNEPLKKYSFTKTGGNAEVLVRVKTEEDFQNIIKYSYDHKIELTILGNGSNVLISDTGISGIVVITSDMNNIELSEENILSCYAGTTLKELTDFCIENSLTNLEFSCGIPGSVGGAIFMNAGAYGGEMKEVVEKVEVFDRKGNKKVYSNEDMNFSYRHSVIQETGEIISKVYFKMIDGNKEEIIARVNELNKMREEKQPLEYPSCGSVFKRPVGYFAGKLIQDAGLQGLTVGGAQVSTKHAGFMVNINNATCEDYKNLIKKVQEEVFKHSGVKLECEVKVLGE
- a CDS encoding replication-associated recombination protein A, coding for MQTLINELRPKKITDIIGQQHLIGKNKVLTKIVESEKMFSFILYGPPGTGKTSIANALANELDYKFKILNAVNCSKKDLTTVIEESKRFKKVLLLLDEFHRLTKPMQDILLPEIEYDNIYVIGCTTNNPYHTVNPAIRSRLMIFELKQINEDDIYNYLKKIAKNNDIFSKNLSIDDDVFKAIALNSSGDLRFSLNTFEILYNLSNEDEHITKEKLLSLSLGKFKNYDKDGDAFYDIISAFQKSIRGSDVDASLYYLALLIDSGDLDTIYRRMTVIAYEDIGLANPNIGPFVHAAVESARMLGLPEARIPLANAVIQLALSIKSNSAIMAIDNALAETNRNPKFIIPDHLRDSHYSGAEKLNRGVGYKYPHSYPSGYVKQQYLPDNLVGSLFYTPKTNNKNEQNLNAYKNFIDSQK